A region of Salvia splendens isolate huo1 chromosome 17, SspV2, whole genome shotgun sequence DNA encodes the following proteins:
- the LOC121773761 gene encoding putative lipid-transfer protein DIR1, whose product MGASTKALCLLGLLLLSLSISTNGAGECPRSTPDNEAMKLAPCASAAQDANAAVPSSCCTQVKKLGQNPKCLCAVMLSNMAKMAGINPEIAIGIPKRCNLADRPIGYKCGAYTLP is encoded by the exons ATGGGAGCATCAACTAAGGCATTGTGCTTGCTGGGCCTCCTCCTCCTTTCGCTCTCGATCTCCACAAACGGCGCGGGCGAGTGCCCGAGATCGACCCCGGACAACGAGGCCATGAAGCTGGCGCCATGCGCGTCCGCGGCGCAGGACGCCAACGCGGCCGTCCCGAGCAGCTGCTGCACTCAGGTGAAGAAGTTGGGACAGAACCCCAAATGCCTCTGCGCTGTGATGCTCTCAAACATGGCCAAAATGGCTGGAATCAATCCTGAGATTGCCATTGGAATTCCCAAACGTTGTAACCTTGCTGATAGGCCAATTGGCTACAAGTGTGGAG CATATACGTTGCCGTGA